A genomic window from Flavobacteriales bacterium includes:
- a CDS encoding DUF5106 domain-containing protein, with product MNTLIRLLVILSMPTLALGQGYKISMRVEGLKDTVCYLGHYYGNKQYVMDTVNVDSEGRFVFEGEEDLPGGIYLAVMPGKQYFEFIVTEQKFSMSTTKANVVKNMTVKDSYENERFYKYLKFMVEKQKEIDPIKKDLEKAKEDGKSTKKLESQLKKINEEVQQYKLDEIKNHPNAFISKVFIASRDVEVPDPPKDKSGQIDSTWRYRYYKEHYLDNIDFSDDRLLRTPIFHEKLETYITKITMQMPDSIIKEADRLVARARANNEVFKYVVHFITNHYERSKYMGMDAVFVHMALNYYNKEDAFWVSDAQLVKIKDRATTLNRLLIGKVAPNILMKDLDGKYETLHEVDAKYTLLVFWDPDCGHCKKAMPKIKATYEKFKGDGLKIFAVCTETEEEKWKNYIEEKGLMEWTHVADLELKNPFRAVYDISATPKLFLLDEKKVIIAKQLDAEQLDEFLMNLLKKKDQ from the coding sequence ATGAATACATTAATAAGGCTACTTGTTATTCTGTCAATGCCAACCCTGGCGCTTGGGCAGGGTTACAAGATATCCATGAGAGTTGAGGGGTTAAAAGACACCGTATGTTATCTCGGACACTATTATGGCAACAAGCAATATGTGATGGATACGGTAAATGTTGACTCGGAAGGGCGGTTTGTATTTGAGGGAGAAGAAGATCTTCCGGGAGGCATATATCTGGCGGTTATGCCGGGCAAGCAATATTTCGAATTCATTGTAACGGAACAGAAATTCAGCATGTCTACCACGAAAGCGAATGTGGTCAAGAACATGACGGTCAAAGACAGCTATGAGAACGAACGGTTCTATAAATACCTGAAGTTCATGGTTGAGAAACAGAAGGAAATCGACCCGATCAAAAAGGATTTAGAGAAGGCCAAGGAGGATGGAAAATCGACCAAGAAACTGGAATCGCAGCTAAAAAAGATCAATGAAGAGGTTCAGCAATACAAGCTCGATGAGATCAAGAACCACCCAAACGCCTTCATATCTAAAGTTTTCATTGCCTCAAGGGATGTTGAAGTTCCGGATCCACCAAAAGACAAATCCGGCCAGATAGACAGCACCTGGCGATACCGCTATTACAAGGAGCATTATCTGGATAATATCGATTTTAGCGATGACCGTTTGCTGCGCACCCCTATTTTCCATGAAAAACTGGAAACATACATCACCAAAATCACCATGCAAATGCCGGACTCCATTATCAAGGAAGCCGATCGGCTTGTAGCCCGTGCACGTGCGAACAATGAAGTTTTCAAATATGTGGTCCACTTCATCACCAACCACTACGAACGATCCAAATACATGGGCATGGATGCAGTGTTTGTGCATATGGCGCTCAATTACTACAACAAGGAAGATGCTTTCTGGGTAAGCGATGCACAATTGGTGAAAATCAAGGACAGGGCCACAACCCTTAACAGGCTATTGATCGGAAAAGTAGCACCTAACATTCTGATGAAAGACCTGGATGGCAAATACGAAACCCTTCACGAGGTAGATGCAAAGTACACGTTGCTCGTATTCTGGGACCCTGACTGCGGTCATTGCAAAAAGGCCATGCCTAAGATCAAGGCGACATACGAAAAGTTCAAGGGTGATGGATTGAAGATATTCGCCGTATGCACAGAAACCGAAGAAGAGAAATGGAAAAACTATATAGAAGAAAAGGGGCTTATGGAATGGACCCACGTTGCGGATCTCGAATTAAAAAACCCGTTCCGCGCGGTTTATGATATTAGCGCTACCCCT